From the Neobacillus sp. PS3-34 genome, the window ACGTTCCTTCGGAAGAAGAGCTGGAAGAGCTCGCTGATATCACCTTTGAATATTTGCTTGAAAAATGCATTATTGATGAAGAAATGGTTGAAGAGGAATAATGCTGTAAACATGTTTCTCTTCTTAATTAATAAAGAAAATGGCGGGCGATTTTGGCGCTGGCCAGTTTTTGTCTGAATTAATTCCTCTATTACGAATAAAAGTGAAACTTTTAAAAAGATTTTTACGTAACTTACATGAACCATTAAAAGGAGGAATGAAAATGATTAAGAAAATCCTCAAATCCATTTTTAAAGAAACGATTAAAAAGAGACATTATAGCTCTAGCAGTGCATGGAAACATATGAAACATCATAAACACAGCCATCATGGGCATAACCATTATAAGAAAAAACATAAAAGCGGAAGTTTCTTTTCCAGTTTTTTCAGCAGCTGATGCAAATTTTTAGCAAAAAGCAGGCTGCAGTCCATGATTAAAAGATTGGTTCTTGCCATCTCAGACCTAGCTGAAAATGTCTTCACAGACTGGCCATCTGATTGATGGAAGATATAGAGTGTTAAAGCATTTAGGTGCAGGAAGCTATGGAAATAGCTACCAGGTCCTGGATAATGAAAACAATGTAACAAAGGTCCTGAAGGCTCTCCGTATTCATAAAAGAATCACTACCTCTGGACGTAAGGGCTTTGAAAAGGAAATAAAGTTTCTCACTCAAATTAAACATCCCGGATTTCCTGCTTTTTTTGAAAGTGGAAGCTATAAAAAAATACCCTACTTTACAATGGAATATATAGAAGGTAAAAATTTTGAACAATTAATTTTTGAAGATGAAAAAAAATATACTGAACATGAGGTTTTTAAAATTGTAAGGGAATTATTGAAACTGATCGAATATCTGCATGATAATCAAATCATTCATCGTGATATTCGTATTCCAAACGTGATTTATGATGGTGTCAATGTCAGAATGATTGATTTTGGTTTGGCTATAAAGAAGAAAAATTCTTACGAAATGAAAATTCATTCAAAAGTAAAGAAACAGGCAGATGTATCTTCTGATTTTTATGGACTTGGACATTTTATCCTTTTCCTGCTCTACTCCAACTGGAGTACGGAATCAGTTGTTGAGGAAAAAAGTTGGGAGGAAGAACTGGATATCTCAATGCATGGAAAACAAACGATAAGAAAGCTGCTCCAAATGGATACACCATATAAAAGCTGTGGGCAAATTCAAAGAGATATAGAGAAAATATTAGTTGAAAAAGGGAGGAATTGTAATGTCATTTTTAAATAAAGTTTTTGCAAGTGTTGGAATTGGGTCTGCTAACGTTGACACAAGGCTGAAAAGGGATACCTTTGTACCGGGAGATGTTATTGAAGGGCTCGTCGCAATCAAAGGGGGAAAAGTAGAACAGAACATTGATGATATATATTTATCTCTGAACACTACATATTTAAAGGAATCCAACGATAAAAAATACACTGTTTCTGCATGTATTGAACGTTTCCGGGTTTCTGAACCTTTTATAATCGCGGCAAACGAAGTAAAAGAAATTCCTTTCTCATTTAGACTTCCAGAGGATACACCAGTCACATTAGGAAGATCGAAAATTTGGCTGGCAACAGGTTTGGACATTAAAAATGCAGTAGATCCAACAGATACAGATTACTTGAAGGTATTACCTACGGATTTAATGACATCAGTATTCCAGGCGGTTCAGGACCTTGGATTCCGTTTAAGGGAAGCAGATTGTGAAGAAGCGCCGCACCGAATGAGAAGGCGTCTTCCTTTTGTACAGGAATTCGAGTTTGTTCCAGTTTCTGGCCAATTCAGAGGCAGGCTTGATGAATTGGAACTAGTATTTTTTCCTGGTGGAAATGGATTGACAGATATTGTTTTACAAGTTGACAGACGAGCAAGAGGACTTGGAGGTTTTCTAGCTGAGGCGTTAGAAAGGGACGAAACCAATGTAAGGCTCTCGGTGTCTTCTGCAGATATCCCTTACATCCGTCAAAAAATAGAGAATGTTATAGGTAAATATGCTTGATTACTATTTAGGGCCTTTGTAGGCTCTTTTTTTTGGCTATATATCGACAAAAATAGAAGAAATGCGAGAGAGGAATCGACAGAAATACTGTGTAAATATATAGGAAAAGCATTTAACAGCTTTCTGGAGGGATAAAAGTGATCAAATTACTCGCTAAAAAAACAGCCGCTTACTATGATGTGACCATTTTCCAGACTCCAAATTTTCGTCAGGATAAAGGATATAAAGTGGTATACCGCACTTCCATATTTGGACAGGGACATGAAGATTGCCTTGAGAAGACGTTTAAGCTGTTCAATGTTGCTGATTTGATGCCTAAAGACTATAGAGGGAGATTTTTATCTACCGGAGATATCCTCTTAATTGATCAAGGCATATTGGGCCAGTATTACTATCAGCTGAAACCTGAAGGTTGGAAAACGATAAACCGTATACACATTCGCTAAATAAAGATTAAAGTTGAGGAGGAGAAGAAATCAGATTTCTTCTCCTTTTGTAATTAAAGCTTGTTTTTTCTTCCTCCAGTAGCTGTGTTTTCCTTAGCATGAGCATTATGCTCAGCTTCGATTGCTTCTGGAGATATGTGGTTATTTTTCTTTGGCGAATTGATTCTGTTCCTATGCTTTTTTCCCATAATTTCTCCTCCTGCTGGTGCAAGTTGGTTAAATAAATATTCAGTATCACGAACAGTTTATGGTCGTTTAGCATTTAAAATCTCAAAAATGGTGAAGCTAAATTTAGCTTTTCCTAAAGTGAAAAATTCATGAACATTTCAGGAAAGGTTTTGCTCGAAACTGCGATGTGGTATAGTGGGAATGTTAAAGCTGATCGAGGACTAAAAGGCTTTAAAAGACAGGAGGATTTTACATGAGTATACATATCGGTGCTAAAGAAAATGAAATTGCTGAAACGGTTTTGCTGCCTGGCGATCCGCTTCGCGCAAAATATATTGCAGAAACTTTTTTGGAAAATGCAGTTTGCTACAATGAGGTCCGCAATATGTTCGGTTACACTGGAACATATAAAGGAAAAAGAATCTCAGTACAGGGTACTGGAATGGGGATTCCTTCCATTTCCATTTATGTGAACGAATTGATGCAAAGCTACAATGTACAAAACCTAATAAGAGTAGGAACATGTGGCGCGATCCAAAAAGACGTTAAAGTACGTGACGTAATTTTGGCGATGACCGCTTCTACTGATTCCCAAATGAATCGCCTAACCTTTAATGGCATTGATTATGCGCCAACTGCAGATTTTGATCTATTGAAAAAGGCTTATGACGCCGGGATTGAAAAGGGTCTAAATCTTAAAGTTGGTAACGTATTTACTGCAGATATGTTTTATAATGATAACGCTGACCACGAAAAATGGGCAAAATACCAAATCCTGGCTATTGAAATGGAAACAACGGCACTTTATACCCTTGCAGCAAAATATGGCCGGAAAGCACTTTCTGTATTAACTGTAAGTGACCATATCATTACAGGCGAAGAAACATCCGCTGAAGAAAGACAATTAACCTTTAATGACATGATCGAAGTATCTTTGGAAGCGGTAATTAAATAAAGAAAAAAAATCCTCCAGGTTTGGAGGATTTTTTGCTTTTAAATCCGCATTTTCCATTGTTGTTAAAATATAGAATATTTACTAATTGTTTTTGATTTTTAAGGCTAATTCAAATTTCATTCCGGGATAATAGTCACTAGATTCCTTATGTTTTTATGCTAAAATGGGTATATTGTCAAAAAATGAGCAAATAGGTGTGAAAAATGATGAAAAAACTCTTATTATTAATTGGCTGTTTCTCTCTATTGGCAGGATGCAGCAATATTGATCCTTATTTAAAGAAAATACCTTTCTTAAATAAAAGTGATTTTGCCCAGGAGAATGAAGCGAGTAAATATAAGGAAGACAAAACAGAGAAACCTTCTTCTGACAATACTGAAAAACCCACAAGTAACGACACAGATCAGCCTGTTTTGGAAGCAGCTTATTTTAATCAAATTAAACAGGTAAACGGAAAAAAGGTTATTCAAAACCCGGAAAATATAATCGCACTCGTTAATAAAAACTTTGCCCTTCCTGATGACTATATTCCAGCAGATTTGGTAAGGCCGAATGTCGATTTCCCATTCGGTGATCAAAAATTGGAAAAAAGCCTTCTCCGTAAAGAAGCGGCATCAGCGCTTGAAAAAATGTTCAGTAATGCTAAAGAATCAGGGATTGAATTGTACGCAGTATCTGGATACCGTTCCTATATTCGCCAAAAAGGATTATTTGATGCGGAAATAAACCATGTTGGCAAAGAAAAAGCAGAACAAGCTGTTGCGGTGCCTGGACAAAGTGAGCACCAGACGGGATTGGCTATGGATATTGCAGCGCGTTCCACAAATCTTAATTTGACTGAAGGCTTTGGCGAAACAACTGAAGGGCATTGGCTTGCTGAGAATGCTCATAAATTTGGATTCATCCTCCGGTATCCAAAAGGAAAAGAAGGGGTAACGGTCTATGAATACGAGCCGTGGCATTTCCGGTATGTAGGAGTAAAAGCCGCCACTGCTATTTATGAAAAAAAATGGACGCTGGAAGAATATTTCAATAAAGTGAAGAAAATTTAGAAAAAGAGGTCTAGCTTACTAGGCCTTTTTCACGTCTTAATATTGTCTAATCTAATTTTAATGAACTTTTCTTTGCTAATTTTCCAGCAAAGATGTTATTCTAATCATTATTAAGTGTTTTAAATAGATTTGATGGTTAATGAAAGTGGTGAAGGCTTTGGACGAACAAAATGAACATGGACAAGAAATACCCGAAAAAAAATCAGCTTTTATTAGAATGAAGAAGTTCCATTTTTTTATCCTGCTTTTTTTGTTAGTGGTTTTAACAGCTGGAATTACAACCTTCGCAATGGCAAACGGAAAAGAAAATGTGGTTTCCGTTGGAAACGGGCGTTCGGAATTTAACAAGCTGTATACAGCTTTTGATACTTTGCAAAATGGCTATTATCAAAAATTAGACCAAAAAAAGCTGGTAAATGGCGCCATAAACGGAATGGTTGAATCTTTGGATGACCCTTATTCCGATTATATGAATGATGAGGAATCTAAAGGATTCCATCATGCAATTTCTTCATCCTTTGAAGGAATCGGTGCTGAAATTCAGGAGAAGGATGGACATATCATTATTGTATCTCCGCTAAAAGGCTCGCCTGCAGAAAAAGCAGGACTTAAACCAAATGATATAGTGCTGTCAGTCAATGGAAAAAGCCTACAAGGAATGAGTTCTTCAAATGCAGTCATGCTGATTAGAGGAAAAAAAGGCACGAAGGTAGAGCTTTCGATACAGCGTCCTGGGACTGAAGGAACAACTAAAGTGCCCATCATTCGTGATGAAATACCAATTCAAACAGTTTATGGTGAAATGGTTGGAAACGGGGTTGCTAAAGTTCAAATTACCAGTTTTTCCACAAACACTTCGAAAGAACTTGTAGAACAATTAAACAAGCTTCAAAAGCAGGGAATGAAGGGACTTGTTCTTGACCTTCGACAGAATCCAGGAGGGTTATTGGATCAGGCAGTCAATATTTCCAGTTTATTTGTTCCTAAAGGAAAGACTTTATTTAAGGTAGAAGACCGTAATGGAAAAGTTAAGGTATATGGATCTCAAAATGAAGGAAATCCAGATTTGCCATTAGTTGTATTAATTGATAAAGGCAGTGCAAGCGCATCTGAAATTACTGCTGCCGCAGTAAAAGAATCAGCGGGTGTTCCACTAATCGGTGAAAAGTCCTTCGGAAAAGGAACTGTTCAAACTGCTCAGGACTTTCCTGATGGATCTAACTTGAAATTCACTATGGCTAAATGGCTGACCCCAAATGGAAGCTGGATTCATAAAAAAGGAATTAAACCGGACTATCCAGTTGCCCTTCCTGAATATGCTAATCTGTCAGTTATCGATCCTGAAAAGGGATTACAGCTATCCACTTCATCGAACGATGTGAAAACTGCCCAGAAAATGCTTAAAGCTATAGGTTACAACCCTGGAAGAGAAGACGGATTTTTTGACGAAAACACAAAAGCTGCTGTTATTAAATTCCAGAAGGATAATAAACTCGAACCAAATGGAGTTTTAACAGGCAACTCTTCCATAAAGCTAATGGATTTAGTAAGAATAAAAATACAAAAGAATGATACACAGTTAAATAAAGCTGTTGAAGTATTAAAGAAGCGAATGAAATAATAAACTAAAGCCCGGTTACCTTCATTGGTGAGCGGGCTTTTATTTGAAGTAGAATTGCTGTAGATTAAATGTTTGTATGGAAGTGAAAAATCATTTAAAATGAGTGCTTAGATAGGGCACGCGATCGAAATATGCATTATTTATTGTATTAACCCGATACTAACATTGGTTCCCAAGCAAATAATGCCGGATGAGGTGATAATATGGAGCAAATCATTCAATTCGACAATCAGCTGATGGAGAAAATTTTGATATTGGAAGAGGAGTGTCAAAAGCTGAGCGAACAGTTTAAACTCCAATTTCAAACTGAGTTTCAGCAAGGACAGAGTCTCTCGATTGATGTGGTAAGATTGCGAAAAGGAAAAGAAGCGAGCAGTGATGATTTGTTTGAAGAGGATTATGAATCTTT encodes:
- a CDS encoding YozD family protein; translated protein: MREIEVFIDTEEIAEFFLQQLIKRGYVPSEEELEELADITFEYLLEKCIIDEEMVEEE
- a CDS encoding protein kinase — protein: MLKHLGAGSYGNSYQVLDNENNVTKVLKALRIHKRITTSGRKGFEKEIKFLTQIKHPGFPAFFESGSYKKIPYFTMEYIEGKNFEQLIFEDEKKYTEHEVFKIVRELLKLIEYLHDNQIIHRDIRIPNVIYDGVNVRMIDFGLAIKKKNSYEMKIHSKVKKQADVSSDFYGLGHFILFLLYSNWSTESVVEEKSWEEELDISMHGKQTIRKLLQMDTPYKSCGQIQRDIEKILVEKGRNCNVIFK
- a CDS encoding sporulation protein, with protein sequence MSFLNKVFASVGIGSANVDTRLKRDTFVPGDVIEGLVAIKGGKVEQNIDDIYLSLNTTYLKESNDKKYTVSACIERFRVSEPFIIAANEVKEIPFSFRLPEDTPVTLGRSKIWLATGLDIKNAVDPTDTDYLKVLPTDLMTSVFQAVQDLGFRLREADCEEAPHRMRRRLPFVQEFEFVPVSGQFRGRLDELELVFFPGGNGLTDIVLQVDRRARGLGGFLAEALERDETNVRLSVSSADIPYIRQKIENVIGKYA
- a CDS encoding YodL domain-containing protein — encoded protein: MIKLLAKKTAAYYDVTIFQTPNFRQDKGYKVVYRTSIFGQGHEDCLEKTFKLFNVADLMPKDYRGRFLSTGDILLIDQGILGQYYYQLKPEGWKTINRIHIR
- the deoD gene encoding purine-nucleoside phosphorylase, whose amino-acid sequence is MSIHIGAKENEIAETVLLPGDPLRAKYIAETFLENAVCYNEVRNMFGYTGTYKGKRISVQGTGMGIPSISIYVNELMQSYNVQNLIRVGTCGAIQKDVKVRDVILAMTASTDSQMNRLTFNGIDYAPTADFDLLKKAYDAGIEKGLNLKVGNVFTADMFYNDNADHEKWAKYQILAIEMETTALYTLAAKYGRKALSVLTVSDHIITGEETSAEERQLTFNDMIEVSLEAVIK
- a CDS encoding M15 family metallopeptidase, with product MKKLLLLIGCFSLLAGCSNIDPYLKKIPFLNKSDFAQENEASKYKEDKTEKPSSDNTEKPTSNDTDQPVLEAAYFNQIKQVNGKKVIQNPENIIALVNKNFALPDDYIPADLVRPNVDFPFGDQKLEKSLLRKEAASALEKMFSNAKESGIELYAVSGYRSYIRQKGLFDAEINHVGKEKAEQAVAVPGQSEHQTGLAMDIAARSTNLNLTEGFGETTEGHWLAENAHKFGFILRYPKGKEGVTVYEYEPWHFRYVGVKAATAIYEKKWTLEEYFNKVKKI
- a CDS encoding S41 family peptidase, whose protein sequence is MKVVKALDEQNEHGQEIPEKKSAFIRMKKFHFFILLFLLVVLTAGITTFAMANGKENVVSVGNGRSEFNKLYTAFDTLQNGYYQKLDQKKLVNGAINGMVESLDDPYSDYMNDEESKGFHHAISSSFEGIGAEIQEKDGHIIIVSPLKGSPAEKAGLKPNDIVLSVNGKSLQGMSSSNAVMLIRGKKGTKVELSIQRPGTEGTTKVPIIRDEIPIQTVYGEMVGNGVAKVQITSFSTNTSKELVEQLNKLQKQGMKGLVLDLRQNPGGLLDQAVNISSLFVPKGKTLFKVEDRNGKVKVYGSQNEGNPDLPLVVLIDKGSASASEITAAAVKESAGVPLIGEKSFGKGTVQTAQDFPDGSNLKFTMAKWLTPNGSWIHKKGIKPDYPVALPEYANLSVIDPEKGLQLSTSSNDVKTAQKMLKAIGYNPGREDGFFDENTKAAVIKFQKDNKLEPNGVLTGNSSIKLMDLVRIKIQKNDTQLNKAVEVLKKRMK